CGTCACAGAACTGCTCGatgcccgccaccgccgggtACAACCGGTCAGGCACAGTGTCGagcagcttcttcaccatggcgGCGTCGTCGAGCGTGGACCCGAGGCTGGCGAACCTCGCGGCCATGCCGCTGATCTTCCCAGCGTGCTCGTCCAGCGCGTCGCCGTCCGCCATGAGCAGCTGGTCGAATTCCCCCTTGAGCGTGGCGAGGCGCGCCGTCCGCACCCGGTTCGCGCCGACGAACCGAGTCTTCAACGCCTCCCACACCGCATGCGCCGTTGGCATGCACGAAACCTGCATCAGGATATCCTCTGGCAGGGCTTGAAGAAGATGCGCGCGCGCCGTCTTGCCACGCCGCACGTCCACCTCGGCGCCGCTCGACGAAGACACGACCTCCCATAGGCCTTGCGCGTCGAGGATAGCCTCCATCTTGATCGCCCACGCCGTATAATTGGTCTTGGTGAGCACCGGCCAATTTGGCGCTCCGCCGAACTCATGGACAACGCGCACGATCTCCCCCTTCCCGCTGCTCTCGGCGTCTTCACCGCCCTTTCCGCCTAACGGCTTCTTCGGAGAGACTGGAGGAGTCTTCTCATCGCCGCTCGCCATGGTCATCGCCGTCGCACTCCGCCGCGGGACCACGCGCTTCTTGTTTGCCGGCTGTCGAGGTGGGCTCACCGATCCGCCGTAGAACATGCACCAGCGCACCGCCCTAGCCTAGCTCTGATGCCAATTGTTGGCGCTCCGCGCTCGCGCCGCGACACGAAACAGGGGACCGCCGGGGGGGTCGTCGATGAAGTCACCCCTCTGGCAGTCGCCGGCTTTGGTTCTTGCGCACAACGGATGCGCTTCACCACCCTCGAGCTCCTTGACTAGCTTAGCCTCACCGATTGCAACTACACGCGGCGAATTTTAGCGAGCGGGAGGTTGAAGATAAACAGTAGCAGGCGGAGGAATTCGCGCACAAACGCACGGCGCCGGACGCCGCTCTCCAATTCACCTCGCACAGATCACAACCGGAGTACAGAGGAGCTTTATAGCCCCAGGAACGCACCCACGTCCCACACTACGCGCTACgatgccgccacctccgccacgAGCGCGCACGACGCGCTCCAACGCGTTCCCGCCGTGTCCGGAGATCCTGCGCACAATGCGCCCGCTCCAACGGTCTTCACCCTCCGTGCAGCTGACGCGAATCTCCCCCGGACTCCAACCTCCTGATCGCCCGCACGACCACGGCTTCGATCGCGCTCACGATTGAGCTCTGCgtgcacacacacgcacacgacgcccgcgcgcgcacacacgcgACACGCCACGGACCCGACGGCTCCACGCACTCACGCGATGCCGCACACAACACACGCACACGCCCAGCTGCGCACACACGCGCTGGGTTTATTCCTAACATCGCCATGGCGCCGCGGGAGGCTGGCGCGGCCTGCTCCTACGTGAAATGGCAGGTGAGATCCGTGCACGTCGATCCTGACGGTGGGCAGGAAGGGTCGCCCACGGAGGAGGTGTTCGACGCCGTGGTCGTGGCCAACGGCCATTACTCGCAGCCGAGGCTGCCAAGCATCGACGGCATGGAGGtgtggccgcggcggcagctgcACAGCCACTCGTACCGGGTGCCGGACCCCTTCCGCGACGAGGCGGTGCTGGTGGTGGGCTGCGGCGAGAGCGGCCTGGACATCGCGACGGAGCTCTGCGGCGTCGCCAGGGAGGTCCACATCGCGGCCAAGTCCGTGGAGGATGCCACGACGCCGTCGCCGATGATGTCCAAGTTGCTTGCCAACCACGCCGGCATCCGCCTGCACCCGCCGGTGGACCGCCTGCGCGAGGACGGGACGGTGGCGTTCGCCGAcggctccctcgccgccgccgacaccgtCATCTACTGCACCGGGTACTCCTACTCGATCCCGTTCCTGGACACGGCGGGGCTCGTCACCGTGGACAGCAGCCGCGTCGGCCCGCTGTACGAGCACAccttcccgccgccgctcgcgccgtcgcTTTCGTTCGTCGGCGTGCCCATGCAGATCTTCGCGCCGTGGTTCTTCCAGGCGCAGGCGAGGTGGGTCGCACTGGTGCTGTCCGGCAGGGAGGCGctgccgccggaggaggagatGCTGCGGGCGGTGCGGGAGGACTCCAGCGCTAGGGAGGCGGCCGGCGTGCCGGCCTACCGCACGCACGCCATCCCCGCCGTCGACCGCTATGTACGGCACTGATTTACGACGACGcactggcggtggcggcgactcGATCGCCGTCCTCGGCTGCTCACACAGCTCGATCGTAGCTGACACGACCTGCCCGTCTCTTTGGTCAGGAGTACTTGGAGTTCGTCTACCGGCACTCGGACCTCCCGCGCATGGAGGAATGGAAGGTGGAGCTGTTCGAGACTAGCTTCACGAACGCGATGGAGGACCGCGAGGCCTTCCGTGACCGCGACGACGGCGAGTACAGCGAGAGCATCCGCGAAGGCCTGCGGAGGTGGCGCCGCTTGGCTGGCGCTCAATACGAGGCAGCTCTTTGCCGCTGCTGCGTCCGGTGATCGCGCTCGtgctgatgctgatgctgaGGCGCCATTGCCGGCTCCGTGTCAGCTCTCGCAACTCTGAACCGAGCAGCTACACGGCATGGCACCATGGCGAACAGAAACATTCCTGGTATGTCAACTATGGGTCCTTTTCAATTAAATAATAGCAATAAAATAAGATTTTAGGAGGCCAAGTAGATAGGCAATCATACACTTAGAGAGCAATATTCCATCCTTTTTAATATTATGCGAAAAAAGCATGCCACTGAAGCATCAGTATTTAATAGAGTACCTCTCAATGTATCTTTTATAAGAACTTTGATAGGTCATACTCTTACTTTATGGCATGATTTGGTTGCTCGTATGAGTCATGTTCATTTAAATAATaatgttgatgtgtttcgatgGCGCTTGAATCAATCTAGTATGTTCACCGTTAGTTTAATATATAGTGCACTTATTAGCAATGCTATCGTACAATTTGACAAATACCTATGGAAATTGAAAATGCCATTAAAATTAAAACATTTATGTGGTAATTAAAGTTAATATATAGTGCACTTATTAGCAATGGTAATGTATAATTTGACAAACACCTTTGGAAAATTGAAAATGCCCCTTCAAATTAAAACATTTATGTGGTACTTAAAGGGAGGTGTTATTCTTACTAAAGAAAATCTATCAAGACGGAATTGGAATAGTAACAAATAGTGTTGCTTTTGTTCTAGTGATGAAATTGTTCAACATCTCTTTATTGATTGTCTTGTAGCTAAGTTCATATAGAGAGCCGTATAGTTTGCCTTTGATTTAAATCCACCCTATAGCATTACTCATTTGTTTGGTAATTGGCTTTCGGGGGTCGGAACCAATTTAAAAAGACCATTTTAGTAGGAGCATCTGCTCCTGTTGGGCTATTTGGCTTAGTAGAAACGATGTGCTGTTTGACAAATCCCAACTAAAACTTACATGCAGGTACTATATCGGAGCACCATTAGCTCAGATTCTGGGTACAACTACAAAGACGTGAGGAAGACAAGGAGGTAATTCGGAAGGCATGTCAAACTAGGAGGTTGTGTTTTGGTCATGGAGATATTTGTAACCATGGATGGAGGTTTATTAATAGGATTGGTTCTTAATAAGCGTCTTCATCAAACTTTTGGGTTGGTTTGTCGCCATTTTGTCTAATCCTATGAGTGTGATCGCAGATGGAAGAGCTGTAAACTTTTTAATAATCGGTTGTAGTATCTTTTGGTGTCAAGACTAGGTACTCCTTTTTCCCATTATCTAACAAAATAGGTTGGTGCCGTGAAAGTTGTCCCACCTGATTGGCTGATTCCACACACGGAAGAAAATAAGATATGTGTTGGGCCTTTTATTTAAACGGTGTGAATAATTAGTTGAACAGAAATTGCGTGGGTTTCAAACCATAATTTTTTCCCAACATTTTATTTATCAGCTACTAGGTCAGTTAGATAATGGACAACCTACCTTAGAATCAAAAGGCTACTTTAttggtcaaatttaaattacGTAATGTTAAATTTGTCGAATTTCTAGAGCTGAGCATGTTAGTGTCCCTGGTTTATTCAATCATACCTCGAAAATGTTTTTCTGTCAGTCTTTTCTTTATCGTCACACCAAGTGATAATACGGGAggtaaatttgaaaaaaaaaatgcataaaaaatATAGTAATCAACATTTTATATTTGCATGCCTAAAGATAAAAAGCCTAGTACATTAATAATTTGAAACAAAAAATGATTTTATAAACACTAGGCTTAACATGTTAATCATTTTTGTTTGTAGTGAGCCCCTTATAATTAAACTAGCAATGACTATTTTTTGTTACTTAATTTTTAACTGATTCTtgttttcaattttttattACATTTCAGCAATTTGTTATTAATCTTTCAGtcaatttattttttcttctagTAACCATATTTGGTAGCGTGTCACATTATAATTGGACGAAAAATGTTTAAAACGACTCGAACAAAAGCCGGTGGTTAACGGCCGCCTCATATCAATACTCATCAATGGGCAGTGAATTCACGAAATTCAGCCCACGTTCTCCTGTGGCCGAGCTGCTCTGCTCGTCAAAAGGTCGAACAGAAAAGGCTGGGCTGGGTAGTTCCGGCCTGTGCGACTTCGTGGGCCTTGCTATCCAGTTTGTAGTCGTGGACCGAATGCTCTGGTCTGCTGGTGGTGGTTGTCATGGTCGCTCACCGGAGCATGTGGGTGGGTGGCAACTGGCAAGCCATGGGTGCTGCTTCCCTTGGCCACGCGCGCAGCCTTCGCCGGCCATCAGCTTGCGCTCTGCTGGCCATCAGCTTGCGCTCCCACCGGCCAAAAGCTCACTCGGCGTCGCTGGCCACGGAGCTCCGGCGGAGCCCCTCGGCGGACCGCGCGCGAGACGCACGCGGTGCCGCAGACGGGGCCTGCGGAGCTCCGGCCATCAGATCCCGCAGAAGGAGCACGCCGGGAGGGAGCCGGATCTGAGccggacggcggccggcggcgccgccatgacCAGCACTCGCGAGGGGGAGAGGGTGAGAATCAGTTAGGGTTTCAACCCCCTCCCGAAATTTAAGCTATTTAAGCCCATTCCGAGCCGTTCTTAGCTGTCGGATGAGAGCCAACGGCTCAGATCGATCCCGGGGAGGGGCGGGGCGCGCGCCGCGTGGGCCGAAATGCCGGCCCGCTCGTCCGCTGCCGGGCCAGATCGCTTGATGGGCCGCCTAAGCCGCGCATCAGCCGATCCGCGCAACTAAGCCAAGCCAGCAGCTAAGCCGCGCGCTAAGCCGAGCCGCCTAAGCCGCGCGCATGAGCCGCCCCCTGAGCCGCAGCGCTGCGCTGAGCTGGGCCGCGTCTTTCCGCCTTGCTGGGTCGTGCGTGCGCGGGCTGCTTCTAGGCGAGCCCGTGTATTGAGGGTGCGCGGCACGCTAGCGGGCCGTGCTGGGCCAATTTTCTTTTTCGGGCCGAATTTCAGTTCGCTTTTATTTTCAGTTTTTCAGTTCATTTTCAGTATTAAGCTCAGTTTAATTCCTGCATTATTTTCAGTTAAGCTATTACATGAGTAATTTTAGATAGTTGGTATTTATTTCATGTTCATAAGTTTATTCCACCACTATACTTTGAGATGCCTCTAAATAAATGGAACCACCGAGAAATTTATTTAGAGTAAACTTGTGATTATTTCTGACCGCCGTTGTTTAATCATGAGTATTAAGACAAAATTTCATTTGTTTTCCCCACCgatgatgcaaattgaaattttAATTGCATGATGTTAATTAGACCACCGTAGGATTATTATTatgttttttttgcatttcatTGTATATGATTACTAAGATAAGTTTTTCCTTTGATTTTCAGTGACAAATGTCAATGATGTGGCCTCGTACCTAAACAACATTGAGCCACTCAATGGAGCGAATTTTCCTGAGTGGAAGGGCAAGATCATGACGTACTTGGCTTGGAATGATCTTGATCTGGCATTAAGGGAGGATAAGCCTACTGTTGCTGTAGGACAGACTTCAGCTGCTCTGGAAAAGTGGGCAAGATCAGACAGTGTAACAGAACGGCCCAGTGGGCCGCGCAGTTACTGTAATGATGCTACTGTAGCACCGCGGGGGGCAGTTCCCTTTAGTCCCAAACTGAAAAACGAGAGGGAGTtgaaccagcttaaatagccggtctaTGGGAAGTTAGTAACTCCAgttgcaaccttttgcgcgaagcgaggatgaaagcgcaagagagttttagcaggtgtggtttactcaacgtgcagagtagatcttaacCGTTATCCCGAGCCGGTTCGTTACAGACCGCATGGCGCTTATGGTCATGTCTCAGACCATCAGTGCTGGCATTAAGGGCGCCATCCCCACCAAAGATGCGCAGGGAGCAGATCTGAGTGCCAAGGTCTTTCTGGAAAAGATTGAGGAGAACTTCAAGAGCTCATCCAAGACTTATGCAAGCACTCTCATCATGAAGTTAGTGGCCTCTCAGTATGATGGAAAGACTAGCATCAGGCAGCACATTCTCAACATGTGTGACATGGCCAACAAGCTTAAGGAGATGCAGATGGAGATCTCAGATGGATTCCTTGTtcacttcatcatgacctcgctGCCCTCATAGTACAGTGCTTTCAAGATAAACTACAACACCAACAAGGCTATTTGGTCTATCAGTGAGCTGAGTAGTTATTGTGTTGAAGAAGAAGATAGACTTAAGACTGAGAAGATGAAAGATGTGGTGAACATGGTTCATCACATGAGCATCAGTGACAATCCTCTTAAGAATCAGCATGAGTCAGGTAGCAGCAAGCAAGGCCAGAAGAAGTTTAAGAAGAAAGAGAACCAAAACTTTGGACCTAGGAATAACAACAAGTTCAAAGGCAAGCAGTCCCAAGGTGGAAAGATGCTGTACTCATTCTGTTCTTCATCCAAGCATCTTCAGAAGGGCTGCCCAGGCTTTAAGGAATGGTTGAAACAGCAAGGTAATATTAAGTTTGATGTTGTTTCTTTCATTGATGAGTTATTCTTAGCACATTTATCCCCTAACACTTGGTTAATTGACTCAGGTGCCACTGTGCATATTTCTTATTCATTACAGGTATTCCGTTCAATCCGAACTATAAGAAGGGGGGAGCGAAGCCTAAGAGTGGCTGATGGGAACATGGTTGAAGTCGAAGGCGTTGGAAGCTTCTCCTTAGAGTTGTCAGGCGGCTTCCAGCTTAATTTAGATGATGTCATTTATGTTCCTAGTTTAAAGAGAAACATTATTTCCGTTTCGCATTTAGATAAATCTAGACATGTGTATGAGTTTGGCAACTCGGTTTGCAACATTAAATTTCATAATATTAGTGTTGGCCATCATTTGCAAGGCGATCTTTATTGGCTCTCCCTTGATGATAATTATTCTGTAATGAATGTTTGTGATGCGATGCATAAGCGTAAGCGTGATAATGAGACTTCTTCAAAATTGTGGCACTGTCGCCTTGGACACATTTCGAGAGGGAGAATGGAGCGTCTCATTAAAGATGAGATACTCCGTTAGACTTTTCAGATTCAGAGCAATGCATCGACTGCATTAAGAGAAAATATGCTAAGACTATTAAGAAAGGAGTGAATAGGAGTACGGGcgtattagaaataattcacacaTATATATGTGGCCCTCTCTCAGTAACATCGGTAGATGGTTATGATTCTTTTATAACATTTACTGGTGATTATCCCAGTTATGGACACATTTACCCCATCCAAAAACATTCAGACGCTTTAGAAATATTTAAGATTTATAAGGCGGAAGTTGAGAAACAGCACAATACTTCTATTAAAATTGTAAGATCAGACAGGGGAGGTGAATATTATGGGAAATACGCTCAATATGGTCAGATTAAAGGACCATTCGCTAAGTACTTAGAAGAAAATGGCATAAGAGCTCAGTACTCTATGCTAGACGAACCACAGCAAAATGGAGTCGCTGAGCGACGTAACCATGCACTGCTTGACATGGTACGGAGCATACTCAGTTATTCTAGTTTccctgtggagctgtggatggaagcattaaaaacagcTGCTTACATACTTAATCGGGTTCCATCTAAGTCAGTTCCCAAGACACCTTTTGAGCTGTGGAATGGGAGAAAACTATCACTTAATTATTTAAAGGTATGGGGCTATCCTACTGAGGCTAAATTATTTGGTccacagcaaaagaaattagattcTAAGACGGTAAGCTGCCACTTCATTGGATACCCAGAAAAGTCTAAGGGGTATCGATTCTATTGTCCTGGTCGCCACACTAAATTCGTAGAAACCAGACAGGTTGTGTTCCTAGAGGACTCAGGAGTTAGTGGGAGTTTTCTAAGGAGGGAAGTGAGTCTCGAAGAATTGCGGGTTGAGCTTCCTGATCCAGTAGTTTAAGAGCCCACGCAGGAGAACATGAAACAAATGGTTGGGAACTAGGCGCAACATGCACCACAAGATCAAATTCCTCAACCAGTTCCTCAACTAATTCCTCAACCAATTGCGATTGAACCAGTAAGAAGGTCGCAACAGGCAAAGAGATCGGCTATTCCTGATTATTACGAGACATATTTAAGTGAGGATGTATATGATATCGGGAATATAAGTGACCATGCTACATTCAGACAGGCAGTGTCAAGTGAGAATTTCACTAAATGGAttgaagccatggaagatgaaTTAAGATCTATGAGTACTAATAAAGTATGGGATTTAGTAGAATTTCCCAATGGAGTCAAActagtaggctgtaaatgggtctacaaaacCAAACGTGATTCCAAAGGGAAGGTTGAACGATTCAAAGCTAGGCTCGTAGCAAAAGGGTTCACACAGAAGGGAGGAATTGATTATAATGAGACCTTTTCTCCTGTGTCTACCAAAGATTCTTTTAGAATCGTCATGGCATTAGTAGCCCATTTTGATATGGAGCtatatcagatggatgttaagactgCGTTCCTAAATGGAGACTTAAATGAAACAATCTTTATGGCACAACCAGAAGGTTTTGCCATAAAGGGTAAGGAACATATGAGATGCAAATTAaggaaatccatttatggacttGCGTCCAGGCAGTGGAACCTTAAATTCGATGAGGTCATTAAGAAATTCGAACTtaaggagaatgatgtggataGTTGTATCTACGTCAAAGTTAAGGGTGGAAAATTAATAATTCTAGtactgtatgtggatgacatactattAGCGTGCAACGATAAGAACATGTTGCATGAGACTAAGAATTTCCTTTCATCCaactttgatatgaaggatcttggtgatgTTTCATATGTCCTTGGCATTGAGATACTACGAGATAGAGCCCAAAGAGTACTAGGGTTATCTCAGAAAGCTtatattgagaaaatgcttaAGAGATATAACATGGATAAGTGCAACACTTCACATGTTCCTATTCAAAAGGGCGATAAGTTTAATCAAGCGCAATGCCCTAAGAATGACTTAGAAAGAGAAAGAATGAGCAATATTCCTTATGCAGCAGCTGTCGGAAGTCTGatgtatgcacaagtctgtACGCGTCCAGATTTGACATTTGCAACCGGAGTTTTTAGTAGATATCAGTCAAATTCAGGATGGGCTCACTGGGTAGGTGTCAAGAAGGCGTTAAGATATTGCCAAGGCACCAAAGATTACATGCTCACATATAAGAGGACAGACAATCTTGAGGTTGTATGTTACACTGATGCTGATCTTGCTGGTGATGAAGATGATAGAAAATCCACTTCTGGATACATCTTCACTCTGGCAGGGGGAGCAATTTTATGGAGAAGTGGTAAGCAAGGTGTAACGGCTGCATCTACGATGCAAACTGAATTTGTGGCATATTATGATGCAACAGGACAGGCAGTGTGTCTTAAAAATTTTATTCCGGCATTAAGAGTTGTTGATAGTATCTCGAGACCTATCACAATGCACTGCGATAATCAATCTGCAGTATTTTTTGCGCAAACGATAAGTTGTCTGGTGCTTCTAAGCACATTGACCTCAAATATCGTGTCGTGAAAGATAGAAACCGGGACCGCACAATTAAGATTGAGCATATAAGTACTACAACAAACATTGCGGATCCACTCACAAAAGGTTTATCACCATCCCTCTTTCAAAAACATGTCCTAGGTATGGGTTTGGTTGATACTTTTGATCAGGTCCTGGTTCACGGCCATTAATATTTCCCCAAATAAGAATAAGTATCCTGACAAAGTTTTTCAGTAAGGCTATGGGTAATGTTATCCCCATATGTCGTTGTGCTGCTGATGATGCATTGGTCTGTTACTTGCTGATTTACGGAGGATGGATTTTAGTTTAAGTATAAGTTAGtgacaaaataaatattaagtTTAAGTTAAGAATAAGTTGTTGACCTTCGGTCAAGGGAGAGAATGTTGGTTTTGTTTCTGTTTGACCTTGGTCAACAACATAATCAAGAGAAGAAGAGGGATATCTCATCCCGTGAATTTAGGGATCGGTTCCCAGAACCAATCCACGAGTGCCTTGATCGGGAGGCAAACCTAAGCTCATTGGGCTCGGCCCTAGGCCTACAGTGCTTATAAATAAGAGGAGGTCAACCCCCAGGGTTAGCAATCTAATCCATTCCACCATCCACCGATCATTCAGA
This portion of the Panicum virgatum strain AP13 chromosome 2N, P.virgatum_v5, whole genome shotgun sequence genome encodes:
- the LOC120659615 gene encoding flavin-containing monooxygenase FMO GS-OX-like 8; protein product: MAMASDRAPEFKKVCVVGAGMSGLAAARELRREGLAVMVMEQRGDVGGQWLYDPRTDGGDPLGATAPVKVHSSVYASVRLISPRECMGFSDFQFVPRPGRDARRFPGHREVLCYIKDFCAAFGLAGAVRLHTRVVRVACWRSALAPRHETGSYVKWQVRSVHVDPDGGQEGSPTEEVFDAVVVANGHYSQPRLPSIDGMEVWPRRQLHSHSYRVPDPFRDEAVLVVGCGESGLDIATELCGVAREVHIAAKSVEDATTPSPMMSKLLANHAGIRLHPPVDRLREDGTVAFADGSLAAADTVIYCTGYSYSIPFLDTAGLVTVDSSRVGPLYEHTFPPPLAPSLSFVGVPMQIFAPWFFQAQARWVALVLSGREALPPEEEMLRAVREDSSAREAAGVPAYRTHAIPAVDRYEYLEFVYRHSDLPRMEEWKVELFETSFTNAMEDREAFRDRDDGEYSESIREGLRRWRRLAGAQYEAALCRCCVR